CAAAGTAaaaactatttaaaaaaataaaattggatTGCTCTTAAAAACGTGACTCGTTACATATGTCAGGTTAATTTTTTGCATGCACGTTTCGTGCACTATTGGATTCTTGTCAATATAACAGGGTAATCTGCTATATATGTCATGGCATTTATTATGTAATTTGCTATATATGTCATGGCATTTATTATGTAATTTGCTATTTATGTCATGgcatttattcattttctgTTTCCTCTTTTGAACTTACCAATTAggaatattttttatgttcCATTTCTGCACCAATTTGCGAACTATTTATGTGGTCAGAATCCTCATCTCAGTATTAGTTCCATCAGTTATCCAGAGTCCAAAGAATAGGAAAACGGTTTCTGGAAAATGGGTTCGTCCCCGAAGCATCTCATCGTCCCAATTGTGGTTGTCCTATCGGTACTCATGGATCATACATGCGAGGGACAACAGCATGAACCACCATCAATCTCAGACCCAGGAACCGTCCTTATCAAAATCCAGAATGATGTTGCCAATAACTCAGCCACGCTCACGGTCCATTGCAGAAGAGTTGATCGTGGCTATGAGGTGGACCTTGGAGCCCATGATGTCGCGCCATACTCGTATTACAAGTTTAGTTTCGAGACCATGAAAATACCGGTGACAGCGTACAACTGCAGCTTTCAGTGGCCACCAAAAAATTATCACGACTTTAATATATTCTTTCAAGCCAGAGACGGGGACGAGGGTGAAAATAAATGGGTGGTCCACGACTGGGGACCGTGTCTCCGCAACACCGAAACTGGTAATGAGGACTGTCGTAATTGGTCTTAATCCATGGCCAAATCCATTACTTGTCAAGAGGACAAAGTAAATTTGTCTTAATCGTTTGGCTATCTATTCCGAATAATTAATTGGATCATATAAAAGAGTTCggtgagctttttttttttcacttttgtcCTAAATatacctttatttttttcattaacatatatatatgatatgataaattaaaactatcttaataaaagaaagattTTAGCCGGTAAATCTCaagtatattatattaaatttgattaaataTAAAACTTTAGTCATACCCAATGTGATTTTGATCTTTTTCTTGCTGGACTGTGATTTTGTTCTGTTTATATACAAATTCTGCTACTGatgattaaattaaattatgtgCTCCACATTcacccacaaaaaaaaaaaatccacttATCATTAAACTAGGAAAAACATAGTATCCTGAGCTGATTTGAGAATGAGATGAGTTGAATCAGTATGACGGGAAAAGTCCTCCTGAAAGAGATCCTTATTCCTCTAATTAAGACCAGATAAACCAACAAGCTGATGCAGCAAATTAAGAAAGTGAGTGGTTCAATGAGGTCCATTAACCAATCAAGCAAGGACTCGATCAGTTTCAAGTTCCAATCAAGCAGGAGAGCCGGAGGATTCACTAACCTCTCCCGTTACTTCTCGAGCATATATGCAGTCTCTAAGCACGTCAAGTGGACTTTTAGGATCAGTCTCTATTTTCTCAATAGAATCATTGATATTGTCTGTTTTCGGTAGAAAAAATTATGGGAGATATTGCTCTCACAATTCCGATAGATCGAGTATTGTAGATTACCTGTTGATTAATTGTCTATCTCACTTATAAAAGAATaacattaataataaattgtcGACATGATGACAATGGAAGGACAAAAGGATTATATTTGGATTTCCTCCCTGGAGTTGGTTTTTCGTTCTGGGTAAATTCAATTAACCGGTAATGCCGTTAGTATATTCATAAATTTCTAACATAATTTATTGTGATGAAGATAATCAACTCAATGATTTTAGTTAATTATCATTATAATTTGAATAAGAATCTTTTATAAGCTTTTAAAACTTAATGATAATGGTATCTGATATTGACCATATAGTACCAAAATCAACATACGgtttcgtttttctttttctagctTATAGGATGGGGTCACTTGTTCATACCAAGTTTAtcatcatttaaaattttccattaTCTCTCTGTGTTTGTCTACATAAATATGCATATTCTAGTCGAttctttattaaaatataaaattaagttcTTCTATTACAAGTAATAtgtaagaaataatttttgttgttcatttcatattatatttattaacaccataataaaatttgaatctcctagactatgttagagaATATATTAGAATAAGTTACAGGCACTGtaaattaatttgtattttctaattaaagtatgtgatttttttttcaatgtaatttatatgaatatattcGCTAGCATAAAAGGGGAGAGAATGAGTGAAAAtgtcattaaaaataaaagaactgGAGTAAGAGCGTATCAATGAAGATAAATGATGACTTAAAATTTAGAAtaagaaaggggaaaaagaaaaagacaaacaaaaaaaaaagctccaTGGAATGGAAAATGAATAATAGATTGAAGAAAACAACCACATCTTGTCCATATctacattttccttttatttgaCATTTGACATCAGGACAAGAAGGAAAATATAACTGATGGCCTGTTAGTAAACGGAAGTAAGAATATTTCACAAATAATTTTGAGATTTATTACTCCATATTACCATTAATTTCACATTTATAAAAGatatctatatacaattataaaaaTCGATGCAACGCCTCAATAATGTCACGTAGGATATGAGTAATATATCGTTGAGTTACTTTTGGAATTCTCACGAATCACAACGCAACAAATGTAATCTTATATCATGTCATCCTACTAATAGAACTTCAAAAGTTTTTCAATTATGGAAGTAGACAAGTCATTTATAAATAGAATTTAAGAGATAAAATATCTCGCCATTTGGTTGGTTGCACCATACCATCAAGTAAAAAGTGTAAgtaaaaattaagtattttactgaaaaataagtaaaattcttCCAAATTTGTGcttgatttaaaaaattgaggaGTTTGTAAtatgttttgaaatttatgcaacttactttttttattaataatttaccAAAAGTTCAAGTAATTTACAAGAAATtatagtaatttattttttgtatagTGCAACCGATTGTGACATTTTCCACATGCCCACATCATCCTTATTGGAGATTCTACAACGATTTACTAGCAAAAATAATTACAGTAGTTGTTTTATTTTCAGCTATTAAATCCCGTAAGGTAAGATTCACTCGTACACGTGTCCAAAATCTTTTTACTTGAAGATTTACCATTTATACTTTGACTTTCAATATTTTCGACTACGCATCTTCTAGACAACGCTCGGTCGCGTACATGAACGAGTCGAATTTTGTTCAATATTAAACCGAACTAGAATCTACCGATTCaattaagtaaataataatttgtaacttaaaaaaaagaagaaaaaacacataataaaacaaacaaCTTTCTACATTATTCCCTCTCCCAATATTAGAAGTGAGACCACCCGCAAAATCAAATCAAGCAACCCTAAGAAATTCAAACGAAAACTCAATTAAATCAAATCGACATTAAGCAAACATCAGATTTAGTAGATTTCCCAGAATAATATAAAAACATCAAAGCTGACTTTGAATTCAATGCATTAGAGTAATATAAAGGCTCAATGCTCAAATCGGGGTGGTCTGAATCAATGGCTGGGTGGAATCTCTCAAAGATACATGGCGTGTTATAGTATGAGCACAACTTCGCACTTGATTTCCTTATCCTACTTCCCAAAGAGTCCGAAGCTGCTCTCGACAATTGACTTGTTGATCATGGTGAACGAGAAGAGGCAATTCTTGCAGATCCCATGAACATCCACGAGACTACAATGGATATGGCACAAAACTAAATATCGATTGAATTGTCGATTGTATTTTTTAGGGATTGTTAGGAGGAAAGTAAACGATGATATCGAGAATTGTTtgtttcattatttatttttttctttattttaaagttattaaattattatgtatttaATTAAATCGGTAGATTTCGGTTTGATATTAAATCGAACTGGATTCGATTCGTTCACGTGCGCAACTGAGCGTCGTCCAGAAGATGCGCAAtggaaaatatcaaaaatcaAAGTATGATGAGTGAATCTTCAAGTAAAAATATTTCGGACATGtgtaaatttgaaattaatatttcggCCACGGCAAAGTGAAACTTATGAGGACTGACGTGTTCGATTTTTATTGGAAGATTTCATGATTGATgcgattattattatttttccatgtACCGACACAGATTGATGAGCTTTCACTTGACGACAAATTAATTAGTAGAAATTGGGAGGGGAGAGATTCTTCGAGATTGTATGTctatcttcctttttttttttgtttgattgGAGAAGATATACAGAAGATGACGTTGtaaaatgtttatttattatttttttaagtaattaaatttattttttatttggttgaaCCAATGCAATTCAGTTCGATTTAATAGCGGATCGGATCCGGTTCTTTCACAGACAAGATCGAGTATTGATGAGAATATGTTTGGTCGAAAATATGAATTATCAAACTATGAGAGGTGAAtcttaaattaaaagaatctAAGACACGTGTACAGTGAGGATCTTAAATAAGACGATCTAATGACTATGAATAAAACAACCGTGATGGTTGTTTTTGGATGCCAACCACTGTAACATCACCCTCATCCTCATAAGGCCAAAACAAAAGCTCTTATTCTAAGATTTATTCTAAATGGAGATTATAGAGCCGcaagaacaaaaaaacaattacCACGATTGTTTTATTCTTGGCCGTCGGATTTGTTGATGTAAGATCATAATCCTACACGTgtccaatatttttttacgGTAAAATACATCCCTGATATTTTGACTATTTATACCATCAACAGTGGAGTCACACACTCAGTGAAGCAATTTCTTCTACGTTATACTTTCCATTGGTTTTGAGCCCATAGAATTGATCATGGGTCGAATAGCTGGATCTGAGCATcagtttttttcaaaaattgaacaaatcgattgattgattgaagaTTCTATCTCTTGATTATATGGCTT
Above is a window of Punica granatum isolate Tunisia-2019 chromosome 7, ASM765513v2, whole genome shotgun sequence DNA encoding:
- the LOC116213613 gene encoding S-protein homolog 5-like, with protein sequence MGSSPKHLIVPIVVVLSVLMDHTCEGQQHEPPSISDPGTVLIKIQNDVANNSATLTVHCRRVDRGYEVDLGAHDVAPYSYYKFSFETMKIPVTAYNCSFQWPPKNYHDFNIFFQARDGDEGENKWVVHDWGPCLRNTETGNEDCRNWS